The following proteins are encoded in a genomic region of Nitratireductor sp. GISD-1A_MAKvit:
- a CDS encoding ABC transporter substrate-binding protein: MLQRRKRLPRLSGLVLLAGALLVAPVSAAPKRVMSLNLCTDQLAMTLAEPEQLVSVSFLAREPSLSMLHEKAHSYPVNRGLAEEVFLEKPDLVVTGTYSLHNTTALLKRLGFHVEEFSFAQTLETIPDEILRMGALLGQEERAETVADSFTKELEAIAASQCDRRPTMIAYDQNGIASGRGTLADSVMRAAGFANLAAELGIIGVAPFPLEQVIAARPDVISISTPQKAPTLGEYVPRHPAISALPNTRIGAFVPEGSLSCGTPSVIEAVRALATLRAEIAPCPGSTTQ; the protein is encoded by the coding sequence ATGCTGCAGCGCCGGAAACGCCTTCCCCGCCTTTCCGGCCTCGTTCTTCTGGCCGGCGCGCTGCTTGTCGCGCCGGTTTCAGCCGCGCCAAAACGTGTCATGTCGCTCAATCTTTGTACCGATCAACTCGCCATGACGCTGGCCGAACCGGAGCAGCTTGTCTCCGTTTCCTTCCTCGCGCGTGAACCCAGCCTCTCCATGCTGCATGAGAAAGCCCACAGCTACCCGGTCAATCGCGGGCTCGCCGAAGAGGTGTTTCTGGAAAAGCCAGACCTGGTGGTCACCGGCACCTACTCGCTCCACAACACGACCGCCCTGCTGAAACGCCTGGGTTTTCATGTCGAGGAATTCTCCTTCGCACAGACGCTTGAAACCATTCCCGATGAAATTCTGCGCATGGGAGCACTCCTCGGGCAGGAAGAGAGAGCGGAAACCGTTGCTGACAGTTTCACCAAAGAACTCGAGGCGATTGCCGCAAGCCAGTGTGACAGACGCCCCACCATGATCGCCTACGATCAGAACGGCATCGCCTCGGGCCGCGGCACACTGGCCGATTCCGTGATGCGGGCTGCCGGGTTTGCCAATCTTGCCGCCGAACTGGGTATCATTGGCGTTGCTCCTTTTCCGCTGGAGCAGGTGATTGCCGCTCGACCGGACGTCATCAGCATCAGCACGCCTCAAAAAGCGCCGACACTTGGGGAATATGTGCCACGCCATCCAGCCATTTCCGCCCTCCCGAACACACGGATCGGCGCCTTTGTACCGGAGGGCTCACTGTCCTGCGGCACGCCCTCGGTGATTGAAGCCGTGCGGGCGCTGGCAACGCTCCGAGCCGAAATCGCCCCCTGTCCGGGGAGCACCACACAATGA
- a CDS encoding ABC transporter permease — protein sequence MLGFIVRRLGVMALTMLCLTLVVFFLVNLEPNLKKLAISQLDMRSSAEELESWLQKNGYRQNFFLRYGQWLGVVQKQPNIDPETGVSSPRFSYCDEPAEPYYGGILQGDFGCSTKFKVPVAEKLFPALGATGILMFWVMVVMVPVALLIGVLAGMREGTRTDRTLSVASIATTATPEYVSGVIFAVIFASWLGWLNGSAATATRQGISFYNFTLPVMTMAIYGIGYIARMTRASMVEVMTQQYIRTARLKGLGFRAVVINHALRNALIAPFTVIMLQFPWLLTGVVIVEVMFRYQGFGFTLVEAASNNDIDLLLGCSLVSVFVVLSTQLISDVGYAYLNPRIRVQ from the coding sequence GTGCTTGGGTTTATCGTGAGACGTCTGGGCGTCATGGCATTGACGATGCTGTGTCTGACTCTTGTCGTTTTCTTTCTTGTCAATCTGGAACCGAACCTTAAAAAGCTCGCAATCAGCCAGCTTGACATGCGTTCTTCGGCTGAGGAACTGGAAAGCTGGCTGCAGAAGAATGGCTATCGCCAGAACTTCTTCCTGCGCTATGGGCAGTGGCTCGGTGTTGTGCAAAAGCAGCCCAATATCGACCCTGAAACGGGTGTGTCTTCGCCACGGTTTTCCTATTGCGATGAACCGGCAGAACCCTATTACGGTGGTATTCTGCAGGGGGATTTCGGCTGTTCGACCAAGTTCAAGGTGCCTGTTGCCGAAAAGCTCTTTCCGGCCCTTGGCGCTACCGGCATCCTGATGTTCTGGGTCATGGTGGTTATGGTTCCCGTCGCACTTTTGATCGGGGTTCTGGCGGGCATGCGGGAGGGAACGCGAACGGATCGAACGCTCTCTGTTGCTTCGATCGCGACCACGGCAACGCCGGAATATGTGTCGGGCGTGATCTTTGCGGTGATCTTCGCTTCATGGCTTGGATGGCTCAATGGCTCGGCTGCAACGGCCACCCGTCAGGGCATCTCCTTCTACAATTTCACCCTCCCGGTGATGACGATGGCGATTTACGGCATCGGCTATATCGCGCGCATGACACGGGCCTCGATGGTTGAGGTCATGACGCAGCAATATATCCGCACCGCCCGTCTCAAGGGGCTGGGCTTCCGGGCCGTGGTGATCAATCATGCGTTGCGCAACGCGCTGATTGCGCCCTTCACGGTCATCATGCTGCAGTTTCCCTGGCTTTTGACCGGCGTCGTGATCGTGGAAGTGATGTTCCGCTATCAGGGCTTTGGTTTCACGCTGGTGGAGGCGGCAAGCAACAACGACATCGATCTGCTGTTAGGCTGTTCGCTGGTATCGGTTTTCGTGGTGCTGTCCACGCAACTGATTTCCGATGTGGGTTATGCCTATCTCAACCCGCGCATTCGCGTGCAATAG
- a CDS encoding TonB-dependent receptor plug domain-containing protein, with protein MRSKHHRAFQLLGASVLILGISAETAQAQDFALETLVITPNRTPIEAAKVGSSVHVIERKNIEEQSLPLVQDYLNQLPGLYLSPNGGPGNTTTLIMRGLRGQYVKTLFEGIDISEVSGPNVQPAYGHLLSGGIGRIEVLKGSQSTLYGSDAIAGVVNLSTLGGIPQGIEHGIHVEGGSRKTGFGNYTLTGGFDRGEFGLSLSGFTTDGFSMASSGVEDDGYTNLTATLGGRYEISDDLAVFASGLLLNGSTQTDDGYPIADTPANGKFRQAAGRIGAEFSMFDGQLNNTVSAQISDTARESTSGFGTTSTFDGLRYKFDYLGSLDVSPELTVNFGADWERQAATTASVDKSVSMGGGWIEAIYSPFDALTLTAGLRHDEHGTFGGHTSWRATGSYELASTGTRFHASVGTGYRAPSLYELYAPVYGNIDLKPETSLGFDIGVEQRFQDDRLVTNLTFFMIDVEDHIGYDPVTYQNIQTDGVVKTRGVEASFSYAATDWLDLRGAYTYTKATQTDGLREVRIPKHDIALGATVRPAERWEIGATAKIALDTVDGYVDSPRSKLDDHVLVNAKIAYKPNENTELYLRGENLLDQNYEVVEGYGTPGFGVFAGFRAKFAP; from the coding sequence ATGCGTTCCAAACACCACAGAGCCTTTCAACTGCTTGGCGCATCCGTGCTGATTCTGGGTATAAGCGCAGAAACGGCCCAGGCTCAGGATTTCGCGCTCGAGACCCTGGTTATCACCCCCAACCGCACCCCTATCGAGGCTGCGAAAGTGGGCTCTTCCGTGCATGTCATCGAGCGAAAAAATATCGAGGAACAGTCTCTGCCTCTCGTGCAGGATTATCTCAACCAGCTTCCGGGCCTCTATCTCTCCCCCAATGGCGGGCCAGGCAACACCACGACCCTGATAATGCGCGGCCTGCGTGGGCAATATGTAAAGACCCTCTTCGAGGGCATCGACATTTCCGAGGTGTCGGGGCCCAACGTTCAGCCCGCCTATGGTCATCTTCTCTCCGGCGGCATTGGGCGGATCGAAGTTCTGAAAGGCTCGCAGAGCACGCTCTATGGCTCCGATGCAATTGCCGGCGTGGTCAATCTTTCGACACTTGGCGGTATTCCGCAGGGCATTGAGCACGGCATTCACGTCGAAGGCGGGTCGCGCAAAACGGGCTTTGGCAACTACACGCTGACGGGCGGTTTCGACCGTGGCGAATTTGGCCTTTCTTTGTCTGGCTTCACCACCGATGGGTTCTCGATGGCGTCCTCAGGCGTTGAGGACGACGGATACACCAATCTGACCGCGACCCTCGGCGGGCGATACGAGATCAGCGACGATCTTGCCGTTTTCGCCAGTGGGCTTCTGTTGAATGGTTCAACGCAGACCGATGATGGTTATCCCATCGCCGACACCCCCGCTAACGGAAAGTTTCGGCAGGCGGCCGGGCGCATCGGCGCGGAATTCTCAATGTTTGACGGTCAATTGAACAACACGGTATCGGCACAGATATCCGACACCGCCCGTGAAAGCACCAGCGGCTTCGGTACCACCTCAACCTTCGACGGACTGCGCTACAAATTCGACTATCTGGGCTCGCTTGACGTTTCTCCCGAACTCACGGTCAATTTCGGCGCGGACTGGGAGCGCCAGGCAGCAACCACCGCAAGTGTTGATAAAAGCGTCTCTATGGGCGGCGGCTGGATCGAGGCGATCTACAGCCCGTTTGACGCTTTGACACTGACAGCGGGCCTGCGCCATGACGAACACGGCACCTTCGGCGGGCACACCTCCTGGCGCGCCACAGGATCCTATGAACTTGCCAGCACCGGAACACGTTTCCACGCCTCGGTCGGAACGGGATATCGCGCGCCGAGCCTTTATGAGCTTTATGCGCCTGTCTATGGCAACATCGACCTGAAGCCGGAAACAAGCCTTGGCTTCGATATCGGCGTTGAACAGCGCTTTCAGGATGACAGGCTTGTCACCAATCTCACCTTCTTCATGATCGATGTCGAGGATCATATCGGATACGATCCCGTGACCTATCAGAACATCCAGACCGATGGCGTGGTCAAAACGCGCGGTGTGGAGGCGTCGTTTTCCTATGCGGCAACCGACTGGCTGGACCTGCGTGGCGCGTACACCTACACGAAGGCGACCCAGACGGATGGTCTGCGCGAAGTGCGCATCCCTAAACATGACATCGCTCTTGGAGCGACAGTCCGCCCGGCCGAGCGCTGGGAAATCGGAGCCACAGCGAAAATCGCTCTCGATACGGTCGACGGCTATGTCGACAGCCCCCGCTCGAAGCTTGATGACCACGTCCTTGTAAACGCGAAAATTGCCTACAAGCCGAACGAGAACACGGAGCTTTATCTGCGTGGCGAAAACCTGCTCGATCAGAATTATGAGGTCGTGGAAGGCTACGGCACACCCGGCTTCGGCGTCTTCGCCGGCTTCCGCGCAAAGTTCGCGCCCTGA
- a CDS encoding FecCD family ABC transporter permease, which translates to MKLSISLAALAFVLFAVSLLVGPADLGVENSISGLFAGGGEAATIIMREIRLPRALLGLAIGISLGLSGAVLQGFLRNPLAEPGVIGVSSMAALGAVVVFYSGLAGSSLYALPAGALLGALLAVLILLAIAARQGSTLTLILAGVALSSLAAALTSLVLNLSPNPFAAYEIIFWLLGSLKDRSMDHVALALPLMAAGWLLIALSARAIDALSLGEEAASSLGIHMGRARFLIVAGVALSVGAATAVAGTIGFIGLVVPHLIRPLTSRMPSSLLLPAGLGGAALLLAADIAARIVLPAGELNVGVLTALIGAPFFLWLVVRARREML; encoded by the coding sequence ATGAAGCTTTCCATTTCGCTTGCGGCCCTCGCCTTCGTGCTGTTCGCCGTGTCGCTGCTGGTCGGTCCGGCCGACCTGGGGGTCGAAAACAGCATATCCGGCCTTTTTGCCGGCGGTGGCGAGGCGGCAACCATCATCATGCGTGAAATCCGCCTGCCACGCGCCCTCCTTGGTCTTGCCATTGGCATATCGCTCGGGCTTTCCGGTGCCGTACTACAGGGGTTTCTGCGAAATCCGCTGGCCGAGCCCGGCGTGATCGGCGTCTCCTCCATGGCAGCCCTCGGCGCGGTGGTGGTGTTTTACTCAGGCCTTGCCGGAAGCTCGCTCTATGCCCTGCCTGCCGGAGCGCTGCTCGGCGCACTTCTTGCCGTGCTCATCCTGCTTGCCATTGCCGCGCGCCAGGGCTCCACACTCACACTCATTCTTGCAGGCGTTGCGCTCTCCAGTCTCGCGGCCGCGCTCACCTCACTGGTTCTAAACCTGTCGCCCAACCCTTTCGCCGCCTATGAGATCATCTTCTGGCTGCTGGGGTCTCTGAAAGACCGCTCCATGGACCATGTGGCGCTCGCCCTGCCACTCATGGCGGCTGGCTGGCTCCTGATCGCACTGTCGGCCCGCGCCATCGATGCGCTCTCGCTGGGCGAGGAAGCAGCCTCCAGCCTCGGCATTCACATGGGCCGCGCGCGCTTCCTGATCGTCGCCGGTGTGGCACTCTCCGTTGGCGCAGCAACGGCGGTCGCCGGCACGATCGGATTCATTGGCCTCGTGGTTCCGCATCTCATCCGCCCGCTGACCAGCCGAATGCCAAGCAGCCTCCTATTGCCTGCAGGCCTCGGCGGCGCCGCACTACTCCTCGCCGCAGACATCGCCGCTCGGATCGTGTTGCCGGCCGGCGAGCTCAATGTCGGGGTTCTGACAGCGCTGATCGGCGCGCCGTTCTTCCTGTGGCTCGTTGTCCGCGCCCGCCGGGAGATGCTTTGA
- a CDS encoding dipeptide ABC transporter ATP-binding protein yields MNTESDAMNEAISITRGHKSGEPILEIENLSISFFTRAGEIPAVMDFSCEVMPGEAMGIVGESGCGKSTVSLGIMRDLSNVGQIVGGRIRFKGRDMAEMSEEELRQIRGNEIAMIYQEPMASLNPAMKIGQQLMEVPLIHDKVSRDEAWRRALEMVEAVRLPDPERMMRSYPHQLSGGQQQRIVIAMALLSKPALLLLDEPTTALDVTVEAGIVELVKGLGKKYGTSMIFVSHNLGLILETCDRVTVMYSGEAVEMGRVEDVFDRMRHPYTQGLFRSIPLPGADKNERPLIAIPGQLPLPHERPKGCNFGPRCQHFKEGLCDAGEVPMLPVEGHERHHSRCLRFDEIDWNALPEGALEDKEPIAPGKPMLRIENLKKYYHVAANSIFGGGDTKTVKANEQISFEARESETVAIVGESGCGKSTLAKVLLGLETATDGEVVLENEPIQSTPVEDRDTGTVAGIQMVFQNPFDTLNPSHSVGSQIVRTLEKFNIGNTLADRKQRMLELLDLVKLPRAFADRMPRQLSGGQKQRIGVARAFAGNAKVVVADEPVSALDVSVQAAVTELLMDIQRKNKTTMLFISHDLSVVRYLADRVVVMYLGHIVEQGTTDQIFAPPYHPYTEALLSAIPIADTSVRKKHIVLEGDIPSAMNPPSGCPFQTRCRYKDQVPGGKCEREVPPLKDLGEGHFSLCWLGDETLKSMEPVISFDAPRKTAKPARRQGKAKAASQKPKAKGEIRPIAGGRKPVRASAAGLSAVPGSSSPKRVQAEAGAGRQATSTRVKPATAKTAKDARPARIRKPAKPDDLKLISGVGPKLEARLNDLGIYTFAQIAAWKKAERDWVDDHLRFKGRIERDDWVKQAKALAKGGVEEYVRVFGKKPR; encoded by the coding sequence ATGAACACTGAGAGCGACGCCATGAACGAAGCCATCAGCATCACACGCGGCCACAAAAGCGGCGAGCCGATCCTGGAGATTGAAAACCTTTCCATCTCCTTCTTCACGCGCGCCGGCGAAATCCCGGCGGTGATGGATTTTTCCTGCGAGGTCATGCCCGGCGAGGCGATGGGCATTGTGGGGGAATCGGGCTGCGGCAAGTCGACCGTTTCACTCGGCATCATGCGCGATCTTTCCAATGTCGGGCAGATCGTCGGCGGACGCATCAGGTTCAAGGGCCGCGACATGGCGGAGATGAGCGAGGAGGAGCTTCGCCAGATCCGCGGCAACGAGATCGCCATGATCTATCAGGAGCCGATGGCGAGCCTCAACCCGGCCATGAAGATCGGCCAGCAGCTCATGGAAGTGCCGCTCATCCACGACAAAGTCTCGAGGGACGAGGCGTGGCGCCGGGCGCTGGAGATGGTCGAGGCGGTGCGGCTGCCTGATCCTGAACGCATGATGCGGTCTTATCCCCACCAGCTTTCGGGCGGACAGCAGCAGCGCATCGTGATCGCCATGGCGCTTCTGTCGAAGCCGGCACTGCTTCTGCTCGACGAGCCCACGACAGCGCTCGACGTGACGGTGGAGGCGGGCATCGTCGAACTGGTTAAGGGGCTGGGCAAGAAATACGGCACGTCGATGATCTTCGTGTCGCACAATCTCGGTCTTATCCTGGAGACCTGCGACCGTGTAACCGTAATGTATTCAGGCGAGGCGGTGGAGATGGGCCGCGTCGAAGACGTGTTCGACCGGATGCGCCATCCCTATACGCAGGGGCTCTTCCGCTCCATTCCGCTGCCGGGTGCCGACAAGAATGAGAGGCCCCTGATTGCCATCCCCGGCCAGTTGCCGCTGCCGCATGAGCGCCCGAAGGGCTGCAATTTCGGCCCGCGCTGCCAGCATTTCAAGGAAGGTCTCTGCGATGCCGGAGAGGTGCCCATGCTGCCGGTCGAAGGGCATGAGCGGCACCATTCCCGCTGCCTGCGTTTTGATGAGATCGACTGGAATGCGCTGCCGGAAGGCGCGCTGGAAGACAAGGAACCGATCGCACCCGGCAAGCCGATGCTGCGCATCGAAAATCTGAAGAAATATTATCACGTGGCTGCCAACAGCATTTTCGGCGGCGGTGACACCAAGACCGTCAAGGCCAATGAGCAGATCAGCTTCGAGGCGCGAGAATCCGAAACGGTGGCGATAGTGGGCGAATCCGGCTGCGGAAAATCGACTCTCGCCAAGGTGCTTCTCGGGCTGGAAACGGCAACGGATGGCGAAGTGGTGCTCGAAAACGAGCCCATTCAGTCTACGCCTGTCGAAGACCGGGATACAGGCACAGTGGCCGGTATCCAGATGGTGTTTCAAAACCCGTTCGATACACTCAATCCCAGCCATTCGGTTGGTTCGCAGATCGTGCGCACGCTGGAAAAATTCAACATTGGCAACACGCTGGCCGACCGAAAGCAGCGCATGCTGGAACTGCTTGATCTCGTAAAACTGCCACGCGCCTTTGCAGATCGCATGCCGCGCCAGCTATCGGGCGGGCAGAAGCAGCGCATCGGCGTTGCCCGCGCCTTCGCCGGCAATGCCAAGGTGGTGGTGGCGGATGAGCCCGTCTCCGCGCTCGATGTTTCCGTGCAGGCGGCGGTGACCGAACTGTTGATGGACATTCAGCGCAAGAACAAGACCACCATGCTGTTCATCAGCCACGATCTGTCCGTGGTGCGCTATCTGGCCGACCGGGTTGTGGTCATGTATCTCGGCCATATCGTGGAGCAGGGGACGACCGATCAGATCTTCGCGCCGCCCTATCACCCCTATACGGAAGCGCTCCTTTCGGCGATCCCGATTGCCGATACGTCTGTCCGCAAGAAGCATATCGTGCTTGAAGGCGACATTCCCTCGGCCATGAACCCGCCATCCGGCTGTCCGTTCCAGACGCGATGCCGTTACAAGGACCAGGTGCCAGGCGGCAAATGCGAGCGCGAGGTGCCGCCGCTGAAGGATCTGGGCGAGGGACATTTCAGCCTTTGCTGGCTGGGTGACGAAACGTTGAAATCCATGGAACCGGTGATCAGTTTCGATGCGCCGCGGAAAACCGCCAAACCCGCGCGCCGGCAGGGGAAGGCGAAGGCGGCCAGTCAGAAACCGAAGGCAAAGGGCGAAATCCGGCCGATAGCCGGGGGGCGAAAACCCGTCAGGGCTTCCGCGGCGGGCCTGTCGGCGGTGCCGGGCTCTTCCTCGCCGAAACGGGTACAGGCCGAAGCGGGGGCAGGGCGTCAGGCCACATCCACCCGCGTGAAGCCGGCAACTGCAAAGACGGCGAAAGACGCGCGACCCGCCCGCATCCGCAAGCCCGCAAAACCCGATGATCTGAAGCTGATTTCCGGTGTGGGGCCGAAGCTGGAGGCGCGGCTCAATGATCTCGGTATCTACACCTTTGCGCAGATCGCAGCCTGGAAAAAGGCCGAGCGCGACTGGGTGGACGACCATCTGAGGTTCAAAGGCCGCATCGAGCGTGATGACTGGGTGAAACAGGCCAAGGCGCTCGCCAAGGGCGGTGTCGAGGAATACGTCCGGGTTTTCGGCAAGAAGCCACGCTGA
- a CDS encoding ABC transporter permease, with protein MQVETLGILGIIFGVFARFWPVWIALAIILFFSLRFRERLGLYGQLFETGVGVAGVMICFFWLFTAIFAGTVAPFDPLAQFPIMKNVLPGGIEPESGQAFLFGGDRLARDVFSRMVYGSQIVLIIAPAATLFALMVGTTLGLPAGYYGGRIDSFLSFLANLVLAFPVILLFYLLVTPGIRETPIPQWMAGVFFIFPIVFFVTLFWTRYRSRPRLLAIQLALTLLIGGWAYLGLVFDADPLGIISISSNQLNIFVAVVFASAPGVFRIVRGLVMDIKTRDYVAAAQTRGETPWYIMLWEVLPNARGPLIVDVCLRIGYTTILLGTLGYFGLGLAPESPDWGTGIKESSRLLRAYVHPALPPVFALMSFVLGLNLLADALREQSLKD; from the coding sequence ATGCAGGTAGAAACCCTTGGCATTTTGGGCATCATCTTTGGCGTATTTGCACGCTTCTGGCCGGTGTGGATCGCGCTGGCCATCATCCTTTTCTTCAGCCTTCGTTTTCGCGAGCGTCTTGGTCTCTATGGGCAGCTCTTCGAGACGGGCGTCGGCGTTGCCGGTGTGATGATCTGCTTCTTCTGGCTTTTCACGGCGATCTTCGCCGGAACGGTGGCGCCGTTCGATCCGCTGGCGCAGTTTCCGATCATGAAGAATGTTCTGCCTGGCGGGATTGAGCCGGAAAGCGGACAGGCCTTTCTGTTCGGCGGCGACCGGCTGGCGCGTGACGTGTTCTCGCGCATGGTCTATGGCAGCCAGATCGTTCTGATCATTGCGCCTGCGGCAACGCTTTTTGCGCTGATGGTGGGTACCACGCTCGGTTTGCCGGCGGGCTATTATGGCGGGCGGATCGACAGTTTCCTCTCGTTCCTTGCCAATCTGGTCCTCGCCTTTCCGGTCATTCTGCTCTTCTATCTTCTGGTGACGCCAGGCATCCGCGAAACACCCATTCCGCAATGGATGGCCGGTGTGTTCTTCATCTTCCCGATCGTGTTCTTCGTGACGCTTTTCTGGACGCGCTACAGAAGCCGCCCGCGGCTTCTGGCGATCCAGCTTGCGCTGACATTGCTCATCGGTGGCTGGGCCTATCTGGGCCTGGTGTTCGATGCCGATCCGCTCGGCATCATCTCGATCAGTTCCAACCAGCTCAACATTTTCGTGGCGGTTGTCTTCGCCTCGGCGCCGGGCGTGTTTCGCATCGTTCGCGGGCTGGTGATGGACATCAAGACACGGGACTATGTGGCGGCGGCCCAGACGCGTGGCGAAACGCCCTGGTACATCATGCTGTGGGAAGTGCTGCCCAATGCGCGCGGCCCGCTTATTGTCGATGTGTGCCTTCGCATTGGCTACACGACCATCCTTCTTGGAACGCTCGGCTATTTCGGCCTCGGCCTTGCGCCTGAAAGCCCGGACTGGGGCACGGGCATCAAGGAATCGAGCCGTCTGCTCAGGGCCTATGTTCACCCGGCGCTGCCGCCCGTTTTCGCCCTGATGTCTTTCGTGCTCGGGCTGAACCTGCTTGCCGATGCGCTGCGTGAGCAGTCACTGAAGGATTGA